From the genome of Candidatus Paceibacterota bacterium, one region includes:
- the mltG gene encoding endolytic transglycosylase MltG, protein MDNIVDLSTNLQNGVPSVPPPKHASHTVFYVITSILLLLTSAGLGVFYAFMFTPPVDFVPRTIVRIPDGASVQEIATVLTNAHIIKSPEAFAVLVRIKGDDTRMHQGEYYFESPTALPYVIDRIAAADFGIENVKVLIPEGYTRQEMAKVFAAEFPDFSADAFMNETKDMEGYLFPDTYRFFRTATSGQVVSDMRKTFQLKTADLQKEAQLQEKRWSDIVITASLVELEGKTAEDRAKIADIIYRRIAANMPLQLDAPFLYIMNKASLQLTQEDLYTQSPYNTYRNKGLPPTPIASPGLMSISAALHPIANEYLYYLSDKAGIIHYAKDFNEHRKNKQLYLK, encoded by the coding sequence ATGGATAATATTGTTGACCTTTCCACAAATCTGCAGAATGGCGTGCCGTCAGTGCCGCCCCCAAAGCATGCTTCGCATACAGTGTTTTATGTTATTACCTCAATACTTCTTTTGTTAACATCGGCAGGACTCGGTGTGTTTTATGCATTTATGTTCACTCCACCGGTAGATTTCGTTCCTCGTACTATTGTGCGTATTCCCGATGGAGCAAGTGTCCAAGAAATTGCTACGGTGCTTACAAATGCACATATTATCAAGTCGCCAGAAGCTTTTGCTGTACTCGTGCGTATTAAGGGTGATGATACACGCATGCATCAAGGTGAGTATTATTTCGAATCGCCGACAGCACTTCCATATGTCATTGATCGTATTGCAGCTGCTGATTTTGGTATTGAAAATGTAAAAGTGCTCATCCCTGAAGGGTATACCAGGCAAGAGATGGCAAAGGTATTTGCGGCTGAATTCCCAGATTTTTCTGCTGACGCATTTATGAATGAGACCAAGGATATGGAGGGATATCTATTTCCTGACACTTACCGTTTCTTCCGTACCGCGACGAGCGGCCAGGTGGTAAGTGATATGAGAAAGACTTTTCAGCTCAAGACTGCGGACTTACAAAAGGAGGCACAGCTACAGGAAAAGAGATGGTCTGATATTGTAATTACTGCTTCTTTAGTAGAGCTAGAAGGGAAGACTGCTGAGGATCGTGCGAAGATCGCGGACATCATCTATCGAAGAATTGCGGCGAATATGCCCCTGCAGCTCGATGCCCCATTTCTATACATCATGAATAAAGCCTCGCTCCAGCTCACTCAGGAAGATCTTTATACGCAGTCTCCCTATAATACGTACCGCAATAAAGGTCTTCCGCCGACCCCGATTGCTTCGCCAGGACTTATGAGTATCAGTGCTGCACTGCATCCCATTGCGAATGAATATCTCTATTATCTTTCGGATAAGGCAGGCATAATTCACTACGCTAAGGATTTTAATGAGCACCGAAAAAATAAGCAGCTCTATTTGAAGTAG